In Salmo salar chromosome ssa24, Ssal_v3.1, whole genome shotgun sequence, the following proteins share a genomic window:
- the LOC106584891 gene encoding tight junction protein ZO-2, which yields MPVKGGGRVAVYPGKGEHVGIEHVTKRRQRDQAEGPFTEHVLHGCQSSGMEETVWEQYTVNLQRDSKMGFGIAVSGGRDNPNVENGEMSIIVSDVLQGGPADGLLFENDRVIQVNSILMDNVPHSFAVQQLRKCGKTAKITVKRPRKVALHSLKHPPSPGAESRDFGSTHYYDADENQSDGGWHRGNGGPGYNREPRDLTPDNKSYLDPNYGSRGNRGRSRGRSKERASPSPEPHHDNSSGRALDREPPSPERPQYPRERSRGRSMDRERGGGGGSPGGRSYSRGDSYERGGGRYRDGGGTGGRMVKGKSRDNLREPSRSPSPDLPRGGAGDLEPLEKPVNVLLVKNRPNEEYGLRLGSQIFIKEMTSTGLAAKDGNLQEGDIILKINGTVTENLSLNDAGKLIEKSRGKLQLVVQRDRRQILIRIPPLVDSDSEPDDISEMESYSPQEERRSRQSDLSSHSSNERENPRPLTSLEDSPRVAKMSAMASPFRVPPLQDPNDPGPAVLSSEGLPRLDEQPASAKITPKILLRPSPEDEELYGANTVMVSFQKGDSVGLRLAGGNDVGIFIAGIQEGSPAEEEGLRTGDQIMKVNSVDFRGIVREEAVLFLLEIPKGEDVTILAQSKPDVYNDILVSGRGDSFFIRTHFEYEREAPQSLAFSRGEIFKVVDTLYDGKLGNWLAIRTGKDKQLLEKGIIPNKSRADQIASVQNSHKAAGTDRADFWRLRGQRAAKRKELRKSREDVGAMPIATRFPAYERVVLREAGFRRPVVLFGPIADAANDKLANELPDLFVIAKTEPKDAGSEKSSGVVRLNTIRQIIEQDKHALLDVTPKAVDTLNYTQWYPIVIFFNPDSKPGVKAMRQRVIPGSNRSARKLYEQAVKLRKTCSHLFTATIDVNSANDAWYGSVKDSIREQQTQAVWVSEGKLDWMEMDLDLHDDRMSYLSAMSADYLSMDSRLASDYDDTADEGGAYTDNELDNEPADQLHVSAISRSSEPVLAEEILRRCSPEIRGRVRRVGSREVLSSASPPPRVCT from the exons GACTCCAAGATGGGGTTTGGTATCGCTGTGTCGGGGGGGCGGGACAACCCCAACGTGGAGAATGGAGAGATGTCAATCATCGTGTCAGACGTCTTGCAGGGAGGACCAgctgatggactactgtt TGAAAATGACCGTGTGATCCAAGTCAACTCCATCCTCATGGACAACGTGCCTCATTCCTTCGCTGTGCAGCAGCTACGCAAATGTGGGAAGACCGCCAAGATA acgGTGAAGAGACCTCGGAAGGTGGCTCTCCACTCCCTgaaacaccctccctcccctggtGCCGAGAGTCGAGACTTCGGCTCCACCCACTACTACGATGCCGATGAAAACCAGAGCGATGGGGGCTGGCATCGTGGCAATGGTGGTCCTGGTTATAACCGCGAGCCTCGCGACCTCACCCCCGACAACAAGAGCTACCTGGACCCCAACTATGGCAGCCGTGGTAACCGGGGGAGAAGCCGGGGGAGGAGCAAAGAGAGGGCGTCGCCAAGCCCAGAGCCTCACCACGACAACAGCAGTGGGCGGGCCTTGGACCGGGAGCCGCCCAGTCCAGAGAGGCCACAGTATCCACGGGAACGCAGCCGGGGGAGGAGCATGGaccgggagagaggagggggaggagggagtccAGGTGGGAGGAGCTACAGCCGGGGAGACAGCTATGAGCGAGGAGGGGGGAGGTACAGGGATGGGGGAGGTACCGGGGGGAGGATGGTGAAGGGTAAGAGTAGAGACAACCTCCGTGAGCCGTCCCGTTCACCCTCTCCTGACCTCCCCCGAGGAGGAGCTGGAGACCTGGAGCCCCTGGAGAAACCTGTTAACGTCCTGCTGGTCAAGAACAGACCCAACGAAG AGTATGGTCTGCGTCTGGGCAGTCAGATATTCATCAAGGAGATGACCAGTACAGGACTGGCTGCCAAGGACGGAAACCTACAGGAGGGAGACATCATCCTCAAG ATCAATGGGACAGTAACAGAGAACCTGTCGCTGAACGATGCAGGGAAGCTCATAGAGAAGTCTAGAGGAAAACTCCAACTGGTCGTCCAGAGAGACCGCCGCCAGATCCTCATCCGTATCCCACCCCTCGTAGACTCCGACTCCGAACCTGATG atatCTCAGAGATGGAGTCCTACTCCCCACAGGAGGAGCGTAGATCTCGCCAGTCGGACCTATCTTCCCACTCCTCTAATGAGAGAGAGAACCCCAG ACCTCTAACTAGCCTGGAAGACTCTCCCAGGGTAGCCAAGATGTCTGCCATGGCCTCGCCCTTTAGGGTGCCCCCCCTACAGGACCCAAACGATCCGGGCCCTGCCGTACTGTCCTCAGAGGGGCTGCCACGCCTCGACGAGCAACCAG CATCAGCAAAGATTACTCCTAAGATTCTGCTACGCCCCAGCCCAGAGGATGAAGAGCTCTATGG TGCTAACACGGTGATGGTGAGTTTCCAGAAGGGGGACAGTGTGGGTCTGAGGCTGGCGGGCGGTAACGATGTGGGCATCTTCATCGCTGGCATCCAGGAGGGCAGTCCTGCCGAGGAGGAGGGGCTACGCACAGGAGACCAAATCATGAAG gTCAATAGCGTTGACTTCCGAGGCATCGTGAGAGAAGAGGCTGTTCTGTTCCTGTTGGAGATTCCTAAAGGAGAGGATGTCACCATACTGGCCCAGAGTAAACCTGATG tctaCAATGACATCCTGGTGTCTGGTCGTGGGGACTCGTTCTTTATCAGGACTCATTTTGAGTATGAGCGGGAGGCTCCCCAGAGCCTGGCCTTCTCCAGAGGGGAGATCTTCAAAGTGGTGGACACTCTCTACGATGGCAAGCTGGGCAACTGGCTGGCCATCCGCACCGGCAAGGACAAACAGCTGCTGGAGAAAGGCATCATCCCCAATAAGAGCAG ggctGATCAGATAGCGAGCGTACAGAACTCCCATAAGGCTGCTGGCACGGACCGCGCCGACTTCTGGCGTCTGAGAGGTCAAAGGGCAGCCAAGAGGAAGGAGCTGAGGAAGAGCAGAGAGGATGTCGGCGCTATGCCCATCGCCACACGCTTCCCTGCATACGAGAGAGTCGTGCTCAGAGAGG CTGGTTTCAGACGTCCTGTGGTTCTGTTTGGTCCTATAGCTGATGCAGCCAATGACAAGCTAGCCAACGAGCTGCCTGACCTGTTTGTCATCGCCA AAACGGAGCCTAAAGATGCCGGGTCGGAGAAATCCTCAGGAGTGGTGAGACTTAACACCATCCGCCAGATCATCGAGCAG GACAAGCATGCCCTGCTGGATGTGACTCCCAAGGCGGTGGACACTCTGAACTACACCCAGTGGTACCCCATCGTCATCTTTTTCAACCCAGACAGTAAACCAGGGGTTAAGGCCATGAGGCAGAGGGTGATACCTGGGTCCAACCGCAGCGCTAGGAAACTATATGAACAGGCTGTCAAACTGAGGAAGACCTGCTCTCACCTATTCACTG CTACTATTGATGTGAACTCGGCCAACGATGCGTGGTATGGCAGTGTGAAGGACTCTATCAGGGAGCAGCAGACTCAGGCtgtatgggtgtctgaggggAAG CTGGACTGGATGGAGATGGACCTTGATCTCCATGACGACCGCATGTCATACCTGTCAGCCATGTCAGCCGACTACCTGAGCATGGACAGCCGATTGGCCAGCGACTACGATGACACGGCGGATGAGGGTGGGGCTTACACGGATAACGAGCTGGACAACGAGCCGGCTGACCAACTGCACGTGTCCGCTATCAGCCGCTCCTCTGAGCCCGTGCTGGCAGAGGAG ATCCTGCGCAGGTGTAGTCCAGAGATCCGTGGTCGTGTCAGGAGGGTGGGCAGCAGGGAGGTGCTCAGCAGCGCCAGCCCACCCCCCCGCGTTTGTACCTGA
- the LOC123723883 gene encoding tight junction protein ZO-2, which translates to YAGPPPTPPPPPSLPLKVKLLIRDEVVPPIGSNEPPPSRGYNSHSSSPASDPPPLPRTLNSCGKAKPLAPPPIAVKPSYNTQDTTRSTAPNTAAFRGPEEPGESPEDPSLKSFLGKIKAFEKMDHFARAQRMLELQEAQNARLEIAQKHPDIYAVPMKTQKLDHSRPQPIGSSSRPEPQTPLSKLPYSESCGFYPSEEEEEYRRQLADHTKRGYYQTNNQKYQDTEL; encoded by the exons TATGCCggtccaccccccacccccccaccaccaccctccctccccctcaaggTAAAGCTGCTCATCAGGGATGAGGTAGTCCCTCCCATAGGGTCAAATGAGCCCCCCCCCAGCCGAGGCTACAACTCCCACTCCTCCAGCCCTGCCAgcgacccccctcctctccctcgcaCCCTTAACTCATGTGGCAAGGCCAAGCCACTGGCACCTCCCCCCATCGCCGTCAAACCTTCCTATAATACCCAGGACACCACCCGCAGCACGGCCCCAAACACAGCGGCCTTTAGGGGCCCAGAGGAGCCAGGGGAGAGCCCTGAGGACCCCAGCCTCAAGTCGTTCCTGGGGAAGATCAAGGCCTTTGAGAAGATGGACCACTTTGCACGCGCTCAGAGGATGCTGGAGCTGCAGGAGGCCCAGAACgccagg TTGGAGATAGCTCAGAAGCACCCAGACATCTATGCTGTCCCCATGAAGACCCAGAAACTGGATCACAGCCGGCCTCAGCCTATAGG ttccAGCTCGCGTCCTGAGCCCCAGACCCCTCTCTCCAAGCTGCCATACTCTGAGAGTTGTGGGTTCTACCCCAGTGAAGAGGAAGAAGAGTACCGACGCCAGCTGGCAGACCACACCAAGAGAGGCTACTACCAGACCAACAACCAGAAATACCAGGACACAGAACTGTAG